GTTGCAATTCAAAACCATTGAAGATGCCGAGATCACCACCGAAGTGTTGTCGCTGAACCTGCGTGCACAGCAAGCAGAGGTATTTACCGAAGCGGATCTAAAAGCGGAACTGCAAAACAGTTTAGCCATGATGATGTTCGATAACCGTTTACGGGTGCAATATCAGACCGAAACAGACTATGTGAGCCGTATGGTAGCCAGTGCCATGCCGTTAGCCACTGATTACAGTAATGACCGCGTGATGGCGATCCTCAAGGATGGCAATTACTTAAAGGGAATGGAGGAGTTATTTACTGAAGTCAGTCGCTACGCCACTCATGGATTTAGCCAGCGCGACTTAGACACCGCCCGCAAGGAGTTATCGAGTCGTTATCGTACCATGGCAGATGGCCAGAAAGGGGCGAAGAACAGCCGTCAGATGATGGCTATATTCAACAAGATCCGTATGCAAAAACCACTAGTGCATATGAGTGATTATAATGCCGTTGCTCAGCGCGTACTGGCCGAACTTAGCATCGAAGAGATCAATAAACACTTCACTCAAACGATGAATCAGCGTGCGCCACTGGTGATTGCCCAGATCAATAAAGATAATGCTGTCGCCCAACCTAGCATTGAGCAGGTTGAACAGTTATGGCTGCATACTCTTGCAAATCCACCTGCGGCACTTACGCAGCAAGCGGTTCCCAAGAGCCTGTTTGACAAGATCCCCGCCCCAGCTGAAGTCGTCGACAGGCAAACCTTCGGTAACGTAATCAAGTGGACTTTGGCCAACGGCGCACAAGTTTGGTATCAGTACAGCGATGAGTCGGTCAATCAAGTACAGCTGCAATGGCAAGGTTTTGGCGGCACTATGCAATTGCCACAATCTGAGCGTCGTGCGGCGACTTTGGCTGCTCGCAACTTGCGCTCGTTTGGCTACGGTGGTTTTAATTCAGAAGCGCTATCGACATTAAATGCTGAACACAATATGCGTCAGATCACTTATGTTCAGTTGGATCGCCAAGGCGTGTTTGGCAGTGCTGAACAGGACTCTGTTGAGGCGTGGTTGCAAAACCTGAATCTAATGTTAACCGCCCCCCAAGTCGACAGCACCATTTGGCAAGCGAAACGAACCTTTCTCGCACGTAATATCGAGCGCCGTAAAGATAGTCCGTCGAGCAATTTCAATAAGCAAATTGACCTATTACGTTACGTCAATACGCCGTCAAAACAACCGCTAAGCGCGGCAGAACTGCGTAGCATTACCTCGGAGCAACTATTGAGCGCCTATAAGGGGGTGTTCGGCACCGCTGCAGGGCACCAACTCGTGGTTATTGGTGATATTGAGGCTGAGCGCGTGCTTGATTTAGCCAGCCGCTACCTAGGTGCATTGCCAGCGGGAGAGGCCCACAGTGAACCGAAATTGCCGCCGCTTATCTCAGGTCGCCATCAGGTACTCATTGAAGCCGGAGAAGAGCCGCAAGGGATCACTAGCGTATTGTTTAATGTTGACTACCCCTACAGCAAAGAAGCGGAGTATCAGGCTTATCTGTTAACTCGGGTCGTGTCGCTGCGGATGCGTGAGCAACTGCGCGAAAAAGCCGGTGGGGTCTACAGCCCACGCTTTGGTATCAAGCTAGAACGTGCTCGTCAGCAAGCCTACGGCATGATTAGCTACTCACATCAGCCAGAGCGCGCCGAAGAACTGAAGCAGATGGCGCTAGCAATCACTAAAGATGTGGCTGCCAATGGTGTGACCCAAAAGGAGGTGGACACCATACGCGAACAGATCCTAAGTGGCCTTAAACCGGAAGCGATAAACAATCGACACCGCTATCGTTGGTTGATTGAGATGGCCGCCGAAGATCACTATAGCGATCTGCATGAAAACTACCTGAAGTGGTTGAACAAGGTCACGCCAGCAGACTTGCAGCCTATGGCGACTGTTGTGCTGAATACTGACAACATCATCGACGCGCTGTTGCTTCCAGACAGTAAAAGCTAACTCAAAGTGTTATAGAGGGCTCCGGTCATTACCGGGGCAAATTTGTTTATGGATCTGTTAAAACAGTTTTGGCGTTTAGCTGCGCCCTACTGGTTCGATAAAGCGAACTGGTTCTCTTGGGTGTTGTTAGGGATGTCAGTCGGTGCAAGCTTAACCATGGTTGAGATCACTGTATGGCTGAACGAGTGGAACCGCGAGTTCTACGATGCCTTAGCCGAACTCAAAGTGGATGCTATCTACCCACTGCTGATTGATTTTTGTGGCTTGGTGGCGGTCATAGTGTTGTTGCTGGTCTATGCCGACTGGTTGTCGCAACTGGTGCAGATCCGCTGGCGTAAATGGATGACCGAACGTCTGCTTGGTCGTTGGTTTGCTAACGGTACCTACTACCGTATGACCTTGGGCGAAGAGCCTGATAACCCTGATCAGCGCATTGCAGAAGATGCCCGCTTGCTCACCAGCGACAGCGTTGAGCTGTTTATTGGTGCTATCCGTTCGACGGCGGTACTGATCGCCTTTAGTTCGGTGCTGTGGCAGCTTTCGGGTAACCTTTCTATCCCTTGGAATGGCGAGATGATCCAGGTCGCTGGCTACTTGTTCTGGGTGGCACTGATCTACGCAATTGTAGGCACAGGTATTACTCAGTTGTTCGGCTACAAGTTGCACGGCTTGAACTATCAGCAGCAAAGCAAAGAAGCTGATTTTCGTGCCAGCTTGCTGCGCAAACGTGATAACGCCGAGCAGATCGCGCTATTTAAAGGCGAGGCAAATGAGTTGCAGCAGCTTAAACGCAGCTTCACTGGCATCGTCAGCAACTGGGGTTTGTTGATGACCCGGCGTAAAAACTTAGGGCTGGTGGTGAACAGTTATCATCAAACAGCCAAAATGGTGCCATTGTTCGCCGGTATTCCGGCATTACTCGCCGAGATCATTACTCTGGGCGGGCTATTTCAGGTGCGAATGGCCTTTATGAAGGTGTACTCAGGTTTTAGCTGGTTTGTACATAGCTATGATGACCTAACTCGTTGGTCGGCAACGGTGGTGCGTATTGGCCAGTTTGTTGAGGCAATGGAAAACCAGCCACCACTGCCAGAGCCAAATAAGCAACCACAGCTGGATTGCAAAGACCTTGATCTGTTTACCCCAGAAGGTAAGCAGTTGCTAAACAAAGTAGAGCTAAGCTTACCCCCGCATTCACAGTTATT
The Shewanella sp. KX20019 DNA segment above includes these coding regions:
- a CDS encoding ABC transporter ATP-binding protein/permease; the protein is MDLLKQFWRLAAPYWFDKANWFSWVLLGMSVGASLTMVEITVWLNEWNREFYDALAELKVDAIYPLLIDFCGLVAVIVLLLVYADWLSQLVQIRWRKWMTERLLGRWFANGTYYRMTLGEEPDNPDQRIAEDARLLTSDSVELFIGAIRSTAVLIAFSSVLWQLSGNLSIPWNGEMIQVAGYLFWVALIYAIVGTGITQLFGYKLHGLNYQQQSKEADFRASLLRKRDNAEQIALFKGEANELQQLKRSFTGIVSNWGLLMTRRKNLGLVVNSYHQTAKMVPLFAGIPALLAEIITLGGLFQVRMAFMKVYSGFSWFVHSYDDLTRWSATVVRIGQFVEAMENQPPLPEPNKQPQLDCKDLDLFTPEGKQLLNKVELSLPPHSQLLISGVSGLGKSTLLRTLAGIWPFYQGQFQQAEGQTMLMPQKPYLPAGTLRGCLSYPSEQCYQDAELTRALALVGLDNLIDSLEHQCEWQQRLSGGEQQRLSIARALLAKPDTLILDEATSSLDQVGAKQLLEMVKQQLPQTSLMMVSHQLTLKPLFERHLDLGRFGVTQ
- a CDS encoding M16 family metallopeptidase — encoded protein: MNKLPLSVLIATALLAGCSNAQLPVATDTPVAALASQSAPLPLRSDIQQGTLANGMQYIVLPNAEPADRVSLQLIVHAGSLVEADDQKGIAHLVEHMAFNGTEKFPANGIIEHQESLGMVFGRDVNAMTEYYTTSYYLHLPNNSEQMMDEAFTMFSEQISALTFDPAELEKERPVVEEEWRRGLNMMARLGTANRQITLEGSRFGERDPIGDMDLVRNVDAERIEAFYQDWYHPNNMTMLVVGSIDKSQVEALLNKHFAAMPAKTLPARPDLTVPLTQKLQFKTIEDAEITTEVLSLNLRAQQAEVFTEADLKAELQNSLAMMMFDNRLRVQYQTETDYVSRMVASAMPLATDYSNDRVMAILKDGNYLKGMEELFTEVSRYATHGFSQRDLDTARKELSSRYRTMADGQKGAKNSRQMMAIFNKIRMQKPLVHMSDYNAVAQRVLAELSIEEINKHFTQTMNQRAPLVIAQINKDNAVAQPSIEQVEQLWLHTLANPPAALTQQAVPKSLFDKIPAPAEVVDRQTFGNVIKWTLANGAQVWYQYSDESVNQVQLQWQGFGGTMQLPQSERRAATLAARNLRSFGYGGFNSEALSTLNAEHNMRQITYVQLDRQGVFGSAEQDSVEAWLQNLNLMLTAPQVDSTIWQAKRTFLARNIERRKDSPSSNFNKQIDLLRYVNTPSKQPLSAAELRSITSEQLLSAYKGVFGTAAGHQLVVIGDIEAERVLDLASRYLGALPAGEAHSEPKLPPLISGRHQVLIEAGEEPQGITSVLFNVDYPYSKEAEYQAYLLTRVVSLRMREQLREKAGGVYSPRFGIKLERARQQAYGMISYSHQPERAEELKQMALAITKDVAANGVTQKEVDTIREQILSGLKPEAINNRHRYRWLIEMAAEDHYSDLHENYLKWLNKVTPADLQPMATVVLNTDNIIDALLLPDSKS